A single Lolium perenne isolate Kyuss_39 chromosome 6, Kyuss_2.0, whole genome shotgun sequence DNA region contains:
- the LOC139832571 gene encoding uncharacterized protein encodes MLLDADYFAADATHSSKKFRRRFRMNKDLFMKIVFDVREYDNYFMIKQDFYRFCRAVIAVFGKDYLRAPRTDDTARILKHNATVGFPRMLGSINCMHWGRKNCTFSWQGVYKGHTGTNNDINVLLRSPIFSRQAEGQASTVNFEFEVNGHAYNKGYYLVDGIYPTYTTFVNTISAPASKMDAYFVKCQEAAHKYVERAFGVLQQRFAVVRYPALTWCESQMGEVMNACMIMHNMITESERNEPVHDDQPFDYQGPLAEVEHVPPRI; translated from the exons ATGCTGcttgacgccgactacttcgccgccgACGCGACCCATTCGTCGAAGAAATTTCGACGCCGATTTAGGATGAACAAGGATCTGTtcatgaagattgtcttcgacgttAGAGAGTATGACAACTATTTCATGATCAAGCAAGATTTTTACAG gttttgccgagctgtTATAGCGGTGTTTGGTAAAgactatttgagagcaccaagGACAGATGATACAGCTCGGATCCTGAAACATAATGCAACAGTAGGGTTTCCTAGGATGCTCGGAAGCATTAACTGTATGCATTGGGGCCGGAAGAATTGTACTTTTTCTTGGCAAGGGGTCTACAAGGGGCATACTG gaacaaacaatgatatcaacgtgctgCTGCGCTCTCCAATATTTTCCAGGCAAGCTGAGGGACAAGCTTCTACCGTGAACTTTGAGTTTGAGGTAAACGGCCATGCATACAACAAGGGATATTATCTAGTTGATGGTATTTACCCGACGTATACTACATTTGTGAATACAATCTCGGCTCCAGCTTCGAAGATGGACGCTTATTTTGTAAAATGCCAGGAAGCAGCACATAAGTATGTTGAGCGTGCTTTTGGGGTACTTCAGCAGCGTTTTGCCGTTGTCaggtaccctgctctcacttggtGTGAGTCTCAGATGGGGGAGGTGATGAACGCCTgtatgatcatgcacaacatgatcactgAGAGCGAGCGCAATGAACCTGTGCATGATGATcaaccatttgattatcaagggcCTCTTGCTGAGGTAGAGCATGTACCCCCAAGAATTTGA